Part of the Anopheles gambiae chromosome 3, idAnoGambNW_F1_1, whole genome shotgun sequence genome is shown below.
ctctctgtctctctctctatctctctttactctctctctctttttctgtctgtctctctctggctctctctttctctctctttctctctctctctcattctctctttctttctatctgtccctctctctctttctctgtttaGTTATctctcgtctctctctctctctgtcttctTATGTCTCtccttatctctctctctctttaatTCATCCACGTCGTTTTTCGTTCGCTATTGCTTCTTCGCGAAACACACGACGCGAAGAAATCAATCTTCAATCGCAAATCAGGACTGGCAAGCGACACGCATTTACATAATACCCCCGTCCTACCCCTCCCATTGCTCCTTTCCCCACCCTCTAGCAGATTATGTGGGTTGGCAAGATTATCAACAAAATGGATGCTGTTGCGTAACGGCATGCTTGCTGCGAGCCCGAGATGGAGGTCCGACGATACCAAAGAATCGGGTCGGCCAGCACCAAACCGATGCCCCGATCGGAGTCGGGGCGGGCCGCGAATGCTCGCTAACGGTGATTCTAATCTTTAACGGCCTGTGAAGCGAAGCTAATAAAAGTTCGCCGGTCCAGCAGCAGGTTCTCTTGACCTTGACCTTGAACGGTCCACCGGTATTAGGTGGACTGCCAAACTGCACGCGGTGGCGCGTGCCAGCACACAACGGGAGCTTGGGGAATTTTGATTAATGATGTAGCATCGCCGGTCGCCGGTAACGATGCCAGAGGTTGCGATGATGCTTAGGCATTGATGCGTTAGAattaaagagagagagagagggaaaaaacccCTCTAGAATTGTGTCAGTCGACTTACCGGTCGATGAAGGCCCACGGGTAGAATCGAGATCGAGATCGTACCTTGACATGTCCTGTGACACCGTGACCCAGCAAACAGGCCGATTTCGAGAAGCTAGAACAGAACGCATCGATAAACATCTCGTACCCCAATCCGCCATCTTTCAATAGCTACTCACCCGACAAGTAATAATCACGCTGTACAGTGTTACGCACGTCACTGTTTTACAACCAACAGCCCACGACGCCACGCTCAAAGTaataaatttcactttcatcgAAAACCCGTCCGAGCGATGTGATAATGCGACGAAGCGACGACGCACCAGCGCCATCTTGGATTGTGGGGTGCCGGTTGTCATCATGGCAGCAACTTTCACACGCGCTCTCCTCGCCCTCGTCATCACACAGCCAACTCGAAAAACGGCGCGTTACGAAACAGATTGCCATGCCTTTACAAGCAAGcgcttgtgttgtgtatgtttgtgggactgtgtgtgcgtatgtgtcaTTTTATGGCGATTGCCTAACCAACAAATCAGCCCCACAGCGCTCTGCAGCGACCATGTTTGTTCCGTTcgaactgtttgttttttgccttGCCTTTCTCTTTGATTGTACCTGgtgttcgtttcgtttttgtttaacactttcaatgttttcttctttttcttcctctttttccaCACTATAGCGGCCGAAGTTCGCGTCAAGCGTCAGGATGAGGACCTCGATCCGGACTCGATCAACGTGGAGGAGCTGTGCAAGGACCGGCCTGGCGATGAGTACTTCCGCCTGAGCACGGACGGTGACTGCCGGGAGGTGGTGAGGTAAGTGGATTCGGTCCAGCAAAGGAAAcacaatcccccccccctcacgtCTGTCCGGAAATGTGACAAATCGCGCACACAATCTCCCCTCGTACGTCTGTTTCCGTTTCGGGTTTTTCGCAGCAAGCAACGAACCGCACTTTGCGAAATGCGCCATTTTTGGTCGCAATTATCCGTGTTTTCCGTCTCTTGCCTCAAGAGCTGTCAAGAGCAATTAGCGTCTTTGGCTGTCGCTTTCCCGTACGCGTATGATCGCTTGCACTTCCTGCTGCTCCCTCGAAAccagcaagcgacgaaccggtGGCCCTTTCTTCCGGTTTTGTACTTTTTGTGCGCATTTTCCTTcaaaacctcccccccccccttaccgGTATACTGATTCGCTTATTCCTGTTGTGCTTTTCACTttgaaaccaaacaaaaaaaacaaacgccaaTTTCGACGAAGAATAGGTGCGACGATGCGGGTGAAAACGGCATCACGCGGCTCGCCAAAGTGCGCTGCCCGACCGGGCTGTACTTTGACGTGCTGCGCCAAACGTGCGATTGGAAGACGAACGTGAAATCGTGCGACCTGCTAGGAAGTAAGTCCCCGGGACACGGACACACCCCCAATCGAACCCCCTTCATCGGTTGCGGTGGGCGAAGGGGAGGTTgtgcatgcaaaaaaaaacaaacttcctCCTCTTCACTCGCCCCACACCTGAAAGGGGTCGGTGTCCGGGCCcggcttttttcttttctgtgttTATCTAACTgtgttctttctttctctctttatctttCTTTCAATTTGAATCCTCTTCcacttctccccccccccccccccccgccatcTTTCTGTTGCTCCATGCTGCACGAATGTAACGTCCCTCTTCCCATGCCCTGCCCATTCtcgttgtgtgttttgctttccaaaACCCGCTCCCCCTTCTTCAACCTTTTCCCGCTCATCAAACTACATCCGACGGACAACACCTCCCAATGGCGCCAACgtgcaatgcaatgcaatcCCTCCCTTTcttccccgtgtgtgtgtgtgtgtcaataaCCGAATGCATCACTCGACCCCCCCCCCGCCTCTCCCCTCATCCCTCGTCAACTGCAACATGCATGCGCGGGCCGCGTCACAAAAGGTGTACACGGTCTGGACTGAAGCAAATCACTTGCCCGTCCGGATTGGCGTTCGACATTGAGAAACAGACTTGCGACTGGAAGGCAAAGGTTACCACGTGTGACAAGAAAGAGAGTAAGTGTGTGCCCGCACTCGCATTGTGTGCGCTTTCCTTTggttttttcgttgctttcacGGGCCTTAACAATGTACAGCGCTGTACAGGTGGGCTAAAGGGAAGCTAAGGCCGCGCACACGCTCAACAGCTTAAGTTTGGAAATAGCTTTCCTGTACatagagaaggagagagagagcgagagaagcgaGAGAAAGTGAGCGAGTTTGTGGGAGTCCCGCAGTCCCGCAGGCGCGCTTGGAGTTAGTTTACACGGTTACACCGCAGGTAGAAGGTTGAAAGGCAGTGTAGACACCGGCAATGCACACGTGGTACAGGTTACGGTTCTCAACAACTTGGTTCCTTGATTTCAGGCACCGCCCAGTTACACTCAGAGCAGTTAGCTCCCCTGCGCCATCATTTCAATGGCACGGAGGAGTTCGTAGTCGCACTCAAGTCACAAGTCGCCTAAGCTACAGACAACAAGACACACAATACACATATTACACATGAACAACACTACTAACAAATCATTGAGTTGGGTAAAAATTTgctccaaaaaaacaaataacggTGATTGGATACATTTGGCATTGAACTATTTCAGCATTAAAAAGCttcacacagcacaacaacaaaaaacccctgaAAGTATACTCTTCCGCATTGCAAACAGTTCGCAGGTTTATGGTGCGGAGTTTCGAGCCCGTTTTATGGCACGGTGCCATAATTTTACACTTTCGTCGCTTACGCTATCAAAATCGTATTAATTTTGTTAcctgtttattttaaaacgggttttacattaaaatttaaactcATTTCATAGAAATTGGCAGTTAGAATCTGCACAGAATGATGCAAATTTCcctattaattattatttgtttttaatttccgTCTAATTAACGTCCGTTATGCCTTggcagggttttccaagtcactttccaatgtgcacataattattcaccgcatccaagatgtttttcaacagctttcaAATGATGTATTTGCTGTATTGTATGATGTATTtgcaacatgaaatttcagttctttcacatgattttcaacacaccaccacaaagaactgtcaaactaaaGCCAGTTTGAGTCCTGTTGagaatcatgctgaagaaattaaaaattattatgatggaaatgaaatatcagattgatgtAGATTAACATGCTGCACGTGGCGAATAACAACGTTAACATTCGAAACTAACTTGGAAATCCCTGTAATAGATAACCATTCAACAatatattgttgttgtttttttgtaaaaaatattcatttttctttgattttttctACTAACGTATAAAAAGTTCGATTCATTCGTCCGATCAACTCATATTCCTCTTGTTCCTGAATTTACCCCTtttccctagcttttttcttATTAACGTAAAGAAgtcaatttcattcatttttaacAAACCATTTACGTTGCTTAACAACATAAAGACTCATGAGACCAGAGCGACTAGTCTAGCAAAAACGAGTCAGTAGCAAGCGACAAGAAGGCATCAGttacaccttttttttaatgttgatAAGCACAGCTCACCGTTGCCACAAACggaaaacaatttcacaaTGGCTTGTAAAACCATTAAAAGCGctccgaaacacacacaccacaatgCATTACAATGTTGCGTTGTAGGTGGGTGTGAATACAATTGTAAATACAGTAAgcgcacaaacgcacacgacACGGTTAAACACAACAGCAAGATACGACACACCTTAGCGTCTGATCACTTCATCTCACGATCATACCCCGATCACACTCTTCAATTTTCACACCACCTTGTCTaatgcctctctctctctctctcacacacttgTACACTATTACACTAACAACAAACATTCTTcagagctttttgttttctctctcacactaaAACACTTACTAAGTGATGGTAGTTTTGTTCACTAACTTATTACTGGTACTGGTactggagggaaaaagaagcaTTTTCGGGCTCGTTCTGCAGTTTTGTTCTACAATGTTTGCTACTCTTTCCCCCCATTCAGAGCCACGCAAGGTTCTGCCGATCCTGAAGACGGACGAGCCGATCTGCCCGGAGGGCAAGCTGTCCTGCGGCAACGGCGAGTGCATCGACAAGGAGCTGTTCTGTAACGGCAAACCCGACTGCAAGGACGAGTCGGACGAGAATGCGTGTAGTAAGTGGTCGTTCCGGTGCGCCTCCGGGTAGAATTTTTAGCACTCTCTTTAGGCTTACATTGAAACGTTTTAATTTCCCTCCCCCCACAATCAGCCGTTGAACTGGACCCGAACCGTGCGCCCGACTGTGACACGACGCAGTGCGTGCTGCCGGACTGTTTCTGCTCCGCCGACGGCACGCGCATCCCCGGCAACATCGAGCCGCAGCAGGTGCCGCAGATGATCACGATCACCTTCAACGGGGCGGTCAACGTCGACAATATCGATCTGTACGAGGACATCTTCAACGGGCAGCGCCAGAACCCGAACGGTTGCCAGATCCGGGGCACCTACTTCGTGTCGCACAAGTACACCAACTACTCGGCGGTGCAGGATCtgcaccgcaagggccacgAGATCTCCGTGTTCTCGCTCACGCACAAGGACGATCCGACCTACTGGACGCAGGGCACGTACGACGACTGGCTGGCGGAGATGGCCGGCGCCCGGCTGATCGTGGAGCGGTTCGCCAACATTACCGACGGTTCGATCATCGGCGTGCGGGCGCCGTACCTGCGCGTCGGCGGCAACAAGCAGTTCGAGATGATGGCCGACCAGTTCTTCGTGTACGATGCGTCCATCACGGCGTCGCTCGGCCGCGTACCGATCTGGCCGTACACGCTGTACTTCCGCATGCCGCACAAGTGCAACGGCAACGCGCACAACTGCCCGTCCCGCTCGCACCCGGTCTGGGAGATGGTGATGAACGAGCTGGACCGGCGCGACGATCCGACGTTCGACGAGTCGCTGCCCGGTTGCCACATGGTCGACTCCTGCTCGAACATCCAGTCCGGCGAGCAATTCGGACGTCTGCTGCGCCACAACTTCAACCGCCACTACAACACGAACCGGGCGCCGCTCGGTCTGCACTTCCACGCCTCCTGGCTCAAGTCGAAGAAGGAGTACCGCGAGGAGCTGATCAAGTTCATCGAGGAGATGCTCGGCCGCAACGATGTGTTCTTCGTCACCATGCTGCAGGTCATCCAGTGGATGCAGAACCCGACCGAGCTGAACGCGCTGCGCGACTTCCAGGAGTGGAAGGAGAAGTGCGACGTGAAGGGGCAGCCGTACTGCTCGCTCCCGAATGCCTGCCCGCTCACCACCCGCGAGCTGCCGGGCGAGACGCTGCGTCTGTTCACCTGCATGGAGTGCCCGAACAACTACCCGTGGATCCTCGATCCGACCGGTGACGGTTTCTCCAAGAAGTAGGCGGCCTTTTCCACTCCTGCAAAGAAGTGTGGCCGGTGTACTTTTTTCTCACCCTCCTCCACCCTCCGCAttacgaggggggggggacctACTCTGTTGTAAATAATGAATCGCGGTTTTCAACCAACACACGTTTCCCTTGCGCGGGTCGTTTCTCGGCGGTGTGACTTTTTCGACCACTGCTTTTGACTGCAACTGCTTTCTCGCACTTTCCACGGGCGAAACCTCCCCCGTGTCGTTCTGTTCACACCCCCTGTTTTTGTACGTTTTCTTCTATCCATCCTTGAAACACACATCGTGATATTTTAGTTTGTTCTCGCCCTTCATCGTCTGGCGTACCTGGAGAGAGTAGGGGAGACGaacgcccacacacacacacacacaggatggTGGCGGACGGGCGATCGTGCTCGCATCCCATCGACCATCTTcatcctttctttcttccctAAAACGGAGAGAAAGAacggttaaaaaaaacatgttgtatttgagtgtgtgagtgtgtgtgtgtgctccctCGAagggcacaaacacacacacacaaagcgcaGAAGAGAAAGAGTAAAAAGCGTAATTTGTACGGTActgttttataataaaatattaaaacaacacaaaaaaggcaattCTTTGCACGACCTGCGAGAGTGTGAGTTAACAGCGCGTTAAAGCTCTCCTAGTGTCGGAAAGGGaattatatatttaaaaatgttcgaaaaaaaaacaataaaaaatgatattaaatacaaaaaaaccatTGCGTGtaccttctttcttttttttgtgcgggGAGTTACTGATAcgcttttcgctttctttcctCTCGGCTGTGATGGAGATTTGTATGTAAAAGAATTGTCTCTTTGTCGCTCTCACACTTCAGACACTGAAAACTATCTGAATGTATTTATTACAAATTCCCATTTCGCTCGCCTGCTTgcttttgttcgtttgttgaATAGCGAATTCATTATCCTTCTTTTCGGGCGCTTTCAAACTGTTTGGAAGATGGCTACAATGGCTTTCCTCGGCTACtcgaacatac
Proteins encoded:
- the LOC1280732 gene encoding chitin deacetylase 1 isoform X2, producing the protein MAKVIKLFGLLCLVVTIAAEVRVKRQDEDLDPDSINVEELCKDRPGDEYFRLSTDGDCREVVRCTRSGLKQITCPSGLAFDIEKQTCDWKAKVTTCDKKEKPRKVLPILKTDEPICPEGKLSCGNGECIDKELFCNGKPDCKDESDENACTVELDPNRAPDCDTTQCVLPDCFCSADGTRIPGNIEPQQVPQMITITFNGAVNVDNIDLYEDIFNGQRQNPNGCQIRGTYFVSHKYTNYSAVQDLHRKGHEISVFSLTHKDDPTYWTQGTYDDWLAEMAGARLIVERFANITDGSIIGVRAPYLRVGGNKQFEMMADQFFVYDASITASLGRVPIWPYTLYFRMPHKCNGNAHNCPSRSHPVWEMVMNELDRRDDPTFDESLPGCHMVDSCSNIQSGEQFGRLLRHNFNRHYNTNRAPLGLHFHASWLKSKKEYREELIKFIEEMLGRNDVFFVTMLQVIQWMQNPTELNALRDFQEWKEKCDVKGQPYCSLPNACPLTTRELPGETLRLFTCMECPNNYPWILDPTGDGFSKK
- the LOC1280732 gene encoding chitin deacetylase 1 isoform X1 produces the protein MAKVIKLFGLLCLVVTIAAEVRVKRQDEDLDPDSINVEELCKDRPGDEYFRLSTDGDCREVVRCDDAGENGITRLAKVRCPTGLYFDVLRQTCDWKTNVKSCDLLGKPRKVLPILKTDEPICPEGKLSCGNGECIDKELFCNGKPDCKDESDENACTVELDPNRAPDCDTTQCVLPDCFCSADGTRIPGNIEPQQVPQMITITFNGAVNVDNIDLYEDIFNGQRQNPNGCQIRGTYFVSHKYTNYSAVQDLHRKGHEISVFSLTHKDDPTYWTQGTYDDWLAEMAGARLIVERFANITDGSIIGVRAPYLRVGGNKQFEMMADQFFVYDASITASLGRVPIWPYTLYFRMPHKCNGNAHNCPSRSHPVWEMVMNELDRRDDPTFDESLPGCHMVDSCSNIQSGEQFGRLLRHNFNRHYNTNRAPLGLHFHASWLKSKKEYREELIKFIEEMLGRNDVFFVTMLQVIQWMQNPTELNALRDFQEWKEKCDVKGQPYCSLPNACPLTTRELPGETLRLFTCMECPNNYPWILDPTGDGFSKK